The sequence AAATAATAAATTCTAGTGCGtggaaaatataatatttaggcAACTAACACAGAAAATtacaataattaaaatcataaatattaaagactaatttaggcatgaaaatccaagaattaaacacttaaaatattctgatgtcacgtcgacgagtaaaatatttaaataacaagcagagcgattaaaataatttaaacaaactagactaacgtttaaaaaaaatttaaataaatatacaattggaaataaataactttataatgatttggacaattaaaaggATTTAAAATACAGAGGTACAACCTGATGAAGAATCAGTACAAATGACAAAGCTGATGCTGGAAGAAGATATACTTGGTGAAAAGAGAGATCCTTCTAGCTCATTTGCGAACTTTGTGGAGGAGCTGAAATGTGGAAGTTCCCACTTTTCTAGAGTAAGTTGGCTGATGTTGCAATCTGATTAAATTGTTGAATATAGGTCTAGAAATCACAAATTAGTCGTTTTTATTTTTTCAGCCACTCCAAGTGGATGACTGTGAGAAATTCGATCCGCTGAAGGCCTGTGAATATTTCAACTCATGTTTTAAGGATCCGTCAAATTTTACTGTTGTCCTAGTGGGGAATTTTGACCTTGCTATTGCTTTCCCGCATATATTGCAGTATTTGGTTAGTGATGTGTCCCCTCGAAACATTTTCTCGGTGACAGTTTGATAGAGACATCTTGTTTCT comes from Henckelia pumila isolate YLH828 chromosome 4, ASM3356847v2, whole genome shotgun sequence and encodes:
- the LOC140859825 gene encoding zinc protease PQQL-like isoform X1 yields the protein MVLVWVVPTAGCKKLEKSRLKVSCGSMLNGVGVPIFLPVLGSTWMLIELLEVQPDEESVQMTKLMLEEDILGEKRDPSSSFANFVEELKCGSSHFSRPLQVDDCEKFDPLKACEYFNSCFKDPSNFTVVLVGNFDLAIAFPHILQYLGGIPRSPEQVLNFKRDELTDLPFTFPSTVVRWKMFT